A single window of Shewanella sp. Choline-02u-19 DNA harbors:
- a CDS encoding nuclease-related domain-containing protein, which produces MILKTKSPQNAQSPQAIAGLKQEQNVAFFLRRAFKDHPEVLVINDFKFSFNDETAQIDHLIVYPYGFVLIESKSIKGHVKVNKQQEWTRSYNSKWQGMPSPIKQVELQQALLKELLNHHRLEVLGKMLGLKQGFSGRCWDHLCVVSSDAIIDRQTMPKAVSDKLVKSEFLVDKTKEIMNLKNKFMRVISIADSRPYFNQKELDSIGQFIINQHIDSNNQTAEIDTKATAITPTAASVIQPIHAPVAQALQPLEQPDIPTDTTTDIQITLCCKHCGESNNITPMYGKFGYYIKCNQCTKNTPMKQACPKCQSKNTKVKKQKETYTLNCQECSSGSLLI; this is translated from the coding sequence ATGATTCTTAAAACTAAGTCACCTCAAAACGCCCAATCGCCACAAGCTATAGCAGGCCTCAAGCAAGAACAAAATGTCGCCTTTTTTCTACGCCGTGCCTTTAAAGATCATCCCGAAGTGCTGGTCATTAATGACTTTAAGTTCAGCTTCAATGATGAAACCGCGCAGATCGATCACTTAATCGTTTACCCCTATGGCTTTGTACTTATTGAATCAAAAAGTATTAAAGGCCATGTAAAAGTAAACAAGCAACAAGAGTGGACTCGCAGCTATAACAGCAAGTGGCAAGGCATGCCCTCACCCATCAAACAAGTTGAGCTGCAACAAGCCCTGCTTAAAGAGCTACTCAATCATCATAGACTTGAGGTGTTAGGGAAAATGCTCGGCCTGAAACAAGGTTTTAGTGGGCGTTGCTGGGATCATCTTTGCGTAGTATCAAGTGATGCGATCATTGATAGACAAACCATGCCTAAAGCTGTTTCAGACAAATTAGTAAAATCAGAGTTTTTGGTCGATAAAACCAAAGAAATCATGAATCTAAAAAATAAATTTATGCGAGTTATAAGTATTGCGGATTCTAGACCTTACTTTAATCAAAAAGAACTCGATTCAATTGGTCAATTCATTATTAACCAACATATTGATAGTAATAATCAGACAGCTGAAATAGACACGAAAGCCACTGCCATAACACCAACAGCCGCAAGTGTTATCCAGCCAATACATGCTCCTGTAGCACAAGCACTACAGCCTCTAGAGCAACCCGATATTCCAACTGACACCACAACTGATATACAGATAACGTTATGCTGTAAACATTGCGGAGAATCAAACAACATCACCCCAATGTATGGCAAGTTTGGTTATTACATAAAATGTAATCAATGCACGAAAAACACGCCGATGAAACAGGCCTGCCCAAAGTGCCAAAGCAAGAATACCAAGGTAAAAAAACAAAAAGAGACCTACACGCTGAACTGCCAAGAGTGCAGCAGCGGGAGCTTGTTGATTTAA
- a CDS encoding excalibur calcium-binding domain-containing protein, giving the protein MERGTIVRWNSDKGFGFIKPDTANAGDVFIHISILKQMERKPIVGDQINYHAEWQSDGKIKAVKANIEGVAVIASNQNRKTKTQHTARRQHQRKPSSGLLIPLLVLLGLGIFGFKKYEEMTATPVLTNKDIEQMKFNPVQNFRCEAGKAHCSQMRSCDEATFYIKNCPGTKMDGDHDGVPCERQWCN; this is encoded by the coding sequence ATGGAAAGAGGGACCATTGTTCGTTGGAACAGTGACAAAGGCTTTGGATTTATCAAGCCAGATACAGCCAATGCCGGAGATGTGTTTATTCATATCTCAATACTAAAACAAATGGAAAGGAAGCCCATTGTAGGCGACCAAATCAACTATCACGCCGAGTGGCAAAGTGATGGCAAGATCAAGGCCGTAAAAGCCAATATCGAAGGCGTGGCCGTTATCGCGTCCAACCAAAACAGAAAAACCAAAACACAGCACACTGCAAGACGCCAGCACCAGCGTAAGCCATCAAGCGGATTACTCATCCCACTTTTAGTCTTACTCGGCCTCGGCATATTTGGCTTTAAAAAATATGAAGAGATGACCGCAACGCCCGTACTCACCAATAAAGACATTGAGCAGATGAAGTTCAACCCGGTACAGAACTTCCGCTGTGAAGCAGGAAAAGCACACTGCAGCCAAATGCGATCATGTGATGAAGCCACTTTCTACATCAAAAACTGCCCAGGCACAAAAATGGACGGTGACCACGACGGTGTACCATGTGAAAGGCAGTGGTGTAATTAA
- a CDS encoding porin family protein yields MVYKKLCGVFLLCITVNDAWAVNLTNPTTSKGQNCVSVKTLDIKQVESELYNVDVEIIGHCIEKMNVKVCPSQSKSGCEFHVLPSGARIKTELSTKNEIPDVFYQWGFYETSPTPNSKARAPNWNFIEASYLSADVDGFDQDIKPKGYGVIGSALLGKNVILSASYSTISEDVVIIDSNIDATLSLASAGIGYRFGASDTTDLFVMASYLYVEFEGSYDGNSGSYDDNGYGLKLGVRSMLTESFEAIATIERAEIDSESETAFAVSAYYHFNKQLAIGIGYSAADDINMYSGNLRLSF; encoded by the coding sequence ATGGTTTACAAGAAATTATGTGGAGTTTTTCTTTTATGCATAACGGTTAACGATGCATGGGCAGTTAACTTAACAAACCCTACCACATCAAAGGGGCAAAACTGCGTATCGGTAAAAACTCTAGATATAAAACAAGTTGAGTCAGAATTATATAATGTTGATGTAGAAATTATTGGTCATTGTATTGAAAAAATGAATGTGAAGGTATGCCCTTCACAATCTAAAAGTGGGTGTGAATTTCACGTATTACCAAGTGGAGCAAGAATAAAAACCGAGCTAAGCACCAAGAATGAGATACCAGATGTTTTTTATCAATGGGGGTTTTACGAAACAAGCCCGACTCCCAACTCTAAGGCTAGAGCTCCCAATTGGAATTTTATCGAAGCTTCCTATTTATCAGCTGATGTTGATGGTTTTGATCAAGATATCAAGCCAAAGGGTTATGGCGTGATAGGGTCTGCATTACTAGGAAAGAATGTAATTTTGAGTGCTAGCTACAGTACAATTTCAGAGGATGTTGTAATAATAGACTCAAATATAGATGCCACTCTAAGCCTAGCCTCCGCAGGTATTGGATATCGTTTTGGAGCCAGCGATACAACAGACTTATTCGTCATGGCATCATATCTATATGTAGAATTCGAAGGCTCTTACGACGGAAATAGCGGTTCTTATGATGATAATGGCTACGGGTTGAAGCTTGGTGTCCGTTCAATGTTAACTGAGTCTTTTGAAGCTATTGCTACTATCGAACGTGCCGAGATAGACAGTGAATCAGAAACCGCTTTTGCGGTGTCGGCTTATTACCATTTCAATAAACAGTTGGCTATCGGAATTGGCTATTCAGCAGCAGATGATATCAATATGTATAGTGGTAACTTAAGGCTATCATTCTAA